The DNA sequence GTCGACTAGCTCGCTTCGATATGCTTCTGGAATATGAATACCAATAAAGTAATGACTCGATTGCATATATACCCTACTCCTTCAAGGAAAGGCAATAGGCCATTTCCATTTCATTGAGCTCTCTGGTCGATCCTTTTGTCAGCTCTGGATCCAGAGAAATTTCTCCCATTGAAAGTCGCTTAAGATAAAGGACTTTTTTATCCACAGCCTCAAACATTCGCTTCACTTGATGAAATTTCCCCTCGGTTACTATAACTTCTATTTCGGATATGTCACCGCTTTTCAATATGTGCAGTTTAGCTGGTTTGGCGGCGTATCCATCATTAAGTATAATTCCCTTTTGAAAGGCCTCTATATCCTCTGTTCCAACGTTTCCTTTAATAATGGCGAAATATTTCTTCGGCACGTCTTTTCGTGGTGAGGTAAGCACATGGCCAAGCTCCCCATCATTTGTAAGAATGAGGAGCCCTTCTGTATCTTTATCAAGTCTTCCGACAGGGAATGGCTTGAACCGCTGCAAAGCTTCTGGAAGCAAATCAATGACTGTTTCATCGCGTGCATCCTCTGTAGCTGACAAATACCCCGCCGGCTTGTGGAGCATCAAATAGATATACTCCTTGTATTCCACACGTTTCCCATCACAGACGACCGTGTCTTGTTCCGGATCCACATGCATACTGCCGTCTTTTGCAACTTCACCATTAACTTCCACCTGTTTCTTCTTAAGCAGTGCCTTTACATCTTTGCGACTGCCAAATCCTGTATTGGCAAGCAGTTTATCAAGACGCATTCTAATCATTCCATTCAGATTATTTTCCAAAAATGCGGCTAAGAATATTCACACGGTCACCGAGCACACGCTGTAGCAAAGTCGATTTATATCCAAGCCACAGATAAATCAGACCTCCGACAACTACTTCGGCAAGTAATATGAAAATCGCGCTCAAAATACCATTTTCAACAACTGTGAAGAAGCTAATTAGCCATTTCAAAA is a window from the Aciduricibacillus chroicocephali genome containing:
- a CDS encoding pseudouridine synthase produces the protein MRLDKLLANTGFGSRKDVKALLKKKQVEVNGEVAKDGSMHVDPEQDTVVCDGKRVEYKEYIYLMLHKPAGYLSATEDARDETVIDLLPEALQRFKPFPVGRLDKDTEGLLILTNDGELGHVLTSPRKDVPKKYFAIIKGNVGTEDIEAFQKGIILNDGYAAKPAKLHILKSGDISEIEVIVTEGKFHQVKRMFEAVDKKVLYLKRLSMGEISLDPELTKGSTRELNEMEMAYCLSLKE